The genome window TAAAACAAGCATGTGACCTCattttgtcatgctgtatgcAACAGAACAACTGGAGAAAAACTCTTTTTACTGAACTTAAACAGCAAACGAGGCTCATCATACTCTGCTAGCCTTCCAAATCCTCCTCCTTTTGTCTGAAAATTTTCAGTGGCTAAAATTTTCAGCGTATACTTAGTTGACAGTAACATACATGTCTAAGGttgtgtgtagatgtacctCGTGTCGGAACCACAGGTACTGCGCCCTGCTGAGGTTCCCCTCTCTTAGAAGTGCGAGTATCTTTTTCAGGTAATCTCTGCTGTTCAGGAACTCGATCCAGGACACACCACTAAAAATGGTGAGGGAGACAATTTCATTAACGCACTTAATATGGATTAGGGATGGGAAAAAATTATCATATAATACTTGACATCTTGTCACAACATTTTCTTTCGCCATAGTGGAGCCATAAGATCAACAAAATTGAATGAGACTGACTAATTGTAAGCAACATTACTCCAAACATCATGTTCGACGTCCATCACCAAGCATGTCTTGGCTGACTAGATCTGGGGTGAAAGTGGAAAGCTGTGCAAAACTGACGTTTTATTTCAGGCACAAGCTTGGAAGATGCTTTAAATTAGTATACAAATCAGTACAAACTTAAAACTTTTTTGAGTCTTGACATTTAGGACGGCGttttaatttggaaaatttCTCCCAGCCCATGCACGCAAGGCCTGGTTAATAAAACATACTTAAATTTGTCTGAACCGTAGAGGCCGCAGAAGGTGGCGAGTTTGGCCAGAGCTGACTGGATGTGGGATGATGGGAAGCGACTGCCAGCGTAGTTCAACATCTCCTCAGCTGTAGTGAGTGTGGGCCAGAAGCCTGAGCttctggggctttccactgcaggggaggcaCACCTTGCTGcacagtccagaggtgaaggctggcccagaaattttttttggggggggggcaatgaggacagcagagctccagcctgaggcctacggggaggtctcagctgtggagctctcacctgaggtcaacatggcgacctcagagggacaggccgaggaggctgtcccgctgccctgcacagccgaggaggctgtcccgctgccccgTTCGGGTGAGGTCGCCGCTCAGGCTCCCCGTTCGGCTGAGGTCGCCACTCAGGCTCCCCGTTCGGCTGAGGTCGCCGCTCAGCCCCCTTGCTCCATGGCAACTAGTGTcccccccccttctgcttcgaggagacccacgctcctctccctggccgcacgggggacttctctctgccttccagttcagctggggacgtcgcgccgctttcatgctctgccgaggaaatatctcagcccccctgtgccattgtagaagccgcccggcctcctggttttgcgggggacattttctccggggggccaggaccaccagatggaggacgtataattttgggcgctccgggagtagcgcccttgggggagggttctgtcacgtatcggggaaactctggactccacttcccatcagccactgcactgcactagttgtcacatgaccacctgcacctgattcatgttttggttaatgagcactcatgggtatatatagtccttgtctgcaccattagtttgtctttcgttgtcttagactcccgttgttcatgtctcgatgtttgtttcttgccacagggtgtttcaaggttgtcatagtgtatttgtttcttagtacatttctt of Ictalurus punctatus breed USDA103 chromosome 22, Coco_2.0, whole genome shotgun sequence contains these proteins:
- the LOC128628964 gene encoding kinetochore-associated protein 1-like — its product is MLNYAGSRFPSSHIQSALAKLATFCGLYGSDKFNGVSWIEFLNSRDYLKKILALLREGNLSRAQYLWFRHEAEFVSEFNEKSMQALLSSIPSDVPSQELCIWLKGVVVPFMWRVLPKGQG